Part of the Polyangium spumosum genome is shown below.
CTCGTTCGTCCAGGTGTCCGTCGCCGGGTCGTAGGTGGCGCCGTGGCCCGCGTCGAGGAAGAAGATGCGGCCATCGGGCAGCACCCCGCTCGACGCGTTTTCGATCCCGGCTGGCGGCGGGGTCAGGGCCGACCACGTGCCGGTCGCGAGATCGAGGCGCTCGGCGGTCATGTAGGCCGTGTCCTCGATACCGTTCTGCGCGTACCCTCCGACGACGACGAGCCCCACGCCGGGGGCGAAGTGCGCCTCGTGCCATCGGCGCGGCGTGGACATGGGCGCGATGGATTGCCACATGGCCGACGATATCGACGGCCCTTTCGGCGCGGCCCCGCCCTCGGGCAGGAACGCGAAGAAGGGGAGTGACGCGAGGAGCGCGAGCGGCAAGAGGCGGCGAAGGCGTCTCATGGAATCTCCTTTCGCGTGGATCCTAGACGAGTCGCCGGGAAAACGCGACCAGAGTACTCCGCACGCGTGTCAATGCGCCGCCGCTGCGACGCGTGATCCACGAGCACCGAAATGGACGATGTAGAGATAGCAGAGCGCCGGCAGGACGAAGGCGCGGTGGACGCCGACGACGTCGGCGAGCGAGCCGAAGGCGACGGGCAGGATCGCGCCGCCGACGATCGACATCACGAGGACGCTCGAGCCCTGGCTCGTGAGCTTGCCGAGGCCCTCGATGCCCAGCGCGAAGAGGGTCGGGAACATGATGGAATTGAAGAGCCCCACCGCGAGCAGGGTCCACATCGCCGAGGGCCCGCTCGACAAGACCGTCGCCGTGACGAGCAGCGCCGCGATGACCGCGCTCGCGGCGAGGACCCGGCCCGGATCGTATTTCCGCACGATGGCCGCGCCGAGGAACCGGCCCACCATGGCCCCGCCCCAGTAAATGGAGACATATCTCGCCGCCTCCGCTTCGCTGAGGCCCGCGATCGAGGGCAATACGAAGAAATTGACGAGGAAGCTGCCGATCGAGACCTCGGCGCCGACGTAAAGGAAGATGCCGAGCGCCGCGCGCCGCAGCTTTGGCATCCGGAGCGCGTCGAGGACGGAGCCGTGTTTCGCCTCTTCGCCCTCGACCGACGTGATCTTCGGGAGCTTGATGAACACGAGCGCGAACGCGAGCACGAAGAGCATCACGGCGAGGCCGACGTAGGGGAGCCGCACGGCTCGGGCCTCGGCGAGCGGGCCCTCGGCGTGCGTCACGGCGCCGAGGATGAGGTGTCCGCCGAAAGAA
Proteins encoded:
- a CDS encoding sugar MFS transporter, translated to MEVPTKRGAAADAPATTHTFALGVVTTVFFMWGFLTCMNDILIPHLKSVFDLGYARSALVQFSFFSAYLLMSLPAGELVTRVGYKRGLLLGLVTAGVGALLFYPAASLPSYPFFLAALFILATGITVLQVTANPYVTVLGPPATASSRLNLTQAFNSLGTTVAPSFGGHLILGAVTHAEGPLAEARAVRLPYVGLAVMLFVLAFALVFIKLPKITSVEGEEAKHGSVLDALRMPKLRRAALGIFLYVGAEVSIGSFLVNFFVLPSIAGLSEAEAARYVSIYWGGAMVGRFLGAAIVRKYDPGRVLAASAVIAALLVTATVLSSGPSAMWTLLAVGLFNSIMFPTLFALGIEGLGKLTSQGSSVLVMSIVGGAILPVAFGSLADVVGVHRAFVLPALCYLYIVHFGARGSRVAAAAH